The proteins below come from a single Pseudomonadota bacterium genomic window:
- a CDS encoding hotdog fold domain-containing protein, with product MAHKPSKSPLLKLWKTFGGNAFGHWLVSRIVCFKAPYFSSIKPTFRDIRPGRVEVSFKKRRRVQNHIGTVHAIAMCNAAELAGGTCLDVSLNSDFRWIPVGMTVHYLKMAKTDLRAVCEVPAYDWDTAQDVVMPVSVTDAKGVEVFHADITMRISLRSKA from the coding sequence ATGGCCCATAAACCTTCGAAGAGCCCCCTGCTAAAGCTCTGGAAAACGTTCGGTGGCAATGCCTTTGGACACTGGCTAGTCAGCCGAATCGTTTGTTTCAAGGCCCCCTATTTCTCGAGTATCAAACCCACCTTCAGGGATATACGCCCCGGAAGGGTTGAAGTGTCTTTTAAGAAGCGGCGGCGCGTGCAGAACCACATCGGTACGGTGCATGCCATCGCGATGTGCAACGCGGCTGAGCTGGCCGGTGGAACCTGCCTCGACGTGTCCCTGAATAGCGATTTCCGTTGGATACCGGTCGGAATGACCGTGCACTACCTGAAAATGGCCAAGACCGATCTTCGAGCCGTTTGTGAAGTGCCCGCTTACGACTGGGACACAGCGCAGGATGTCGTGATGCCCGTTAGTGTTACCGACGCAAAGGGCGTCGAGGTTTTCCATGCCGATATTACGATGCGCATCTCACTAAGAAGCAAGGCCTGA
- a CDS encoding DUF4442 domain-containing protein, whose translation MYQKIAEIGAKAFGKARFFKVGFNLSPMYRRSTAKIIEVDEEMTFVRTRLPISYKNKNYVGSIFGGSLFAAVDPIPMVQLINLLDSQYVVWDKSAEIYFRAPAREDVYADFSYSQEELQDIRRAVEAEYETEIVKVTQLTSKDRSKVYCEVRKTIYVASKAHYKAKLAARRAKRNR comes from the coding sequence ATGTATCAGAAAATCGCAGAAATCGGTGCCAAAGCCTTCGGCAAAGCTCGATTCTTTAAGGTGGGCTTTAACCTCTCACCCATGTATCGGCGCAGCACGGCGAAGATTATTGAAGTCGATGAGGAAATGACCTTTGTCAGAACCAGGCTGCCAATCAGCTACAAAAACAAAAACTACGTCGGGTCGATCTTTGGGGGCAGCCTGTTCGCTGCGGTAGACCCCATCCCGATGGTTCAACTCATCAATCTCCTTGATAGCCAATACGTCGTTTGGGATAAGTCCGCCGAAATTTATTTCAGGGCTCCAGCCAGGGAGGACGTTTACGCCGATTTCAGCTACTCCCAGGAAGAGCTCCAAGATATTCGACGGGCGGTTGAGGCCGAATACGAAACGGAAATCGTTAAAGTCACCCAGCTCACCAGCAAAGATCGATCGAAGGTGTACTGCGAGGTTAGAAAAACTATCTATGTGGCGAGCAAAGCTCACTACAAGGCCAAACTAGCAGCCCGACGCGCAAAGAGAAACCGCTAG
- a CDS encoding carboxypeptidase-like regulatory domain-containing protein: MLPLASVLFVLCQVTEAQVFEAGAGVAAPDETVDIDLRFDSQGQQNVAGGELRLGFDPAVIQISESCRSRVGGTIFSTHRVSCEVDNSAGTFTIEFSSLTPMVPQPLVGDFGLGSIQVTLVDPNAVTADGLRQLLPTQIIMLESITGGPLPTSTPLPEGEAIFVPGWPIDRFEFDDDPVSASNLDESLVSNGDPFIDQQLHSLHLDADEDWSAHVLNVCNPVFAEISVTALSAGLPDAFHPIVQIYPVSRLTDDSVLPDVVLGNCDAAPAELSMDVSVLFRESRLIRVRNCEPIPVGGLAYRLTRATSIACPRESISVSGTVTDASTGQPVQVFVLASPNQFSVSNPVTGNYAITLLAGVEYTLTVISDTFQSNQLTVGPFAEGIRDTGNDLQVFRLSDDVFVDGFEEF; encoded by the coding sequence ATGCTGCCATTGGCGTCGGTGCTCTTTGTGCTATGTCAGGTTACGGAAGCTCAGGTGTTTGAGGCGGGCGCCGGGGTAGCTGCTCCCGATGAGACGGTAGATATTGATCTCCGGTTTGATTCGCAGGGGCAGCAAAATGTTGCCGGTGGCGAACTACGGCTGGGGTTCGATCCAGCGGTGATACAGATCAGCGAGAGCTGCCGATCGCGGGTTGGAGGTACCATATTCTCGACCCATCGGGTTAGCTGCGAAGTCGACAATTCGGCGGGGACGTTCACCATCGAGTTTTCGAGCCTGACGCCGATGGTGCCTCAGCCTCTTGTGGGTGATTTCGGACTGGGGAGTATCCAGGTAACCCTGGTTGATCCAAACGCCGTAACGGCGGATGGACTGCGGCAGCTTTTGCCGACGCAAATCATTATGCTGGAGAGCATCACTGGTGGACCGCTGCCGACGTCGACACCGCTGCCCGAGGGCGAGGCAATATTTGTTCCAGGCTGGCCCATTGATCGCTTTGAGTTTGACGATGACCCGGTCTCGGCAAGCAATCTGGATGAATCACTGGTTTCCAACGGTGATCCATTTATCGATCAACAGCTTCATAGCCTGCATCTCGATGCTGACGAGGACTGGTCAGCTCATGTGCTCAATGTGTGTAATCCGGTTTTTGCTGAAATTAGCGTTACCGCATTAAGTGCGGGTTTACCGGATGCCTTTCATCCAATAGTTCAGATTTACCCGGTGAGCCGTCTTACGGACGACAGCGTTTTGCCTGATGTTGTGTTGGGGAACTGTGATGCTGCGCCGGCTGAGTTGAGCATGGACGTTTCCGTGCTGTTTCGAGAAAGCCGCCTGATACGCGTCAGAAACTGTGAGCCGATTCCGGTCGGAGGATTGGCGTATCGACTGACTCGGGCGACGTCTATTGCCTGCCCTAGAGAGTCGATCTCCGTGTCAGGGACCGTCACGGATGCGTCGACCGGTCAGCCGGTACAGGTATTTGTGCTCGCCAGCCCCAATCAGTTTTCAGTGTCCAATCCTGTTACAGGCAACTACGCGATTACACTTCTGGCGGGTGTGGAATATACGTTGACGGTGATTTCTGACACGTTTCAGTCGAATCAGCTTACGGTCGGCCCCTTTGCTGAAGGCATCCGAGATACCGGTAACGATCTACAGGTCTTTCGACTCAGCGACGATGTCTTTGTTGATGGGTTCGAAGAATTCTAA
- a CDS encoding ECF-type sigma factor: protein MSGDANVTQLLRRYCQGDTTAFSALSDLLYPELKSLAHRRVRPGQEIGATTLVQETFIKLLSSGGVKPEDRKQFFGLAATIMRQVIIDDARQAKTQKRQGLEVEYVPAIGRDDQQVNAEFLLRVNEALDRLAEQDKRLAQVFEYRYFGGYSIAEIADILGSSERSAERFWSNARKFLAAQLGR from the coding sequence ATGAGCGGCGACGCAAACGTTACGCAACTACTTAGACGCTATTGTCAGGGTGATACCACGGCATTTAGCGCACTATCCGATCTGCTTTACCCGGAGTTGAAGAGTTTGGCACATCGCCGTGTTCGCCCAGGTCAGGAGATTGGTGCGACAACGCTGGTGCAGGAAACCTTTATCAAGCTGCTTTCGTCGGGCGGGGTGAAACCCGAGGACCGGAAGCAGTTCTTCGGTCTGGCGGCGACCATCATGCGCCAGGTGATAATCGATGACGCAAGACAAGCTAAGACGCAAAAGCGCCAGGGGCTCGAGGTCGAATATGTGCCGGCAATCGGTCGCGACGACCAGCAGGTCAACGCAGAGTTTCTGTTAAGGGTGAACGAGGCACTTGATCGGTTAGCAGAGCAAGACAAGCGACTTGCCCAGGTTTTTGAGTATCGCTATTTTGGCGGGTATTCCATCGCGGAGATTGCCGACATTCTTGGATCGTCCGAGCGCTCGGCAGAGCGGTTTTGGTCTAATGCGCGCAAGTTCTTAGCAGCGCAGCTTGGCCGCTAA